One genomic window of Bartonella sp. HY038 includes the following:
- a CDS encoding TolC family outer membrane protein: MKKALLAALLVSGTILSSVPSKAENLMGALSKAYNNNSRLNSDRASVRVSDENVAIARSGIRPSIAAFASYTRGNNAGNPYYSTVGSVGIQLDQVIFDGFSTKNNISAAELQSAAQREFLRNSEQNQLYAAIEAYADVYMARRIAILRQQNVAALDEQVRADRAKLEVGEGTRTDLAQSEAQRALAISQLHLAKADVKSKEAIYRQVIGVEAEKLDAPVSATGLPRNAKSGFEIARVEHPAILSARYAVDAASYRVKANEGALLPQVNFRVASSYNEVYDGPGTSGRANSIGLALTVPFYQGGRTSAQIRQSKEQLGQAVIQVDVYVDQVRQELSAALSQLDGARASVAAYRDSVAANKIALNGRIEENRVGQATTLDVLNSRGMLIDSQVSLVSAERDAVVASYGLVVAIGRMSAQQLNLQVVHYDPKIHFDAVRFKWFGLKTPFSR; encoded by the coding sequence ATGAAAAAAGCACTGTTGGCAGCTCTGCTGGTTTCAGGCACGATTCTTTCAAGTGTCCCATCAAAAGCTGAAAATTTGATGGGTGCGCTTTCAAAGGCTTATAATAATAATAGCCGTCTCAATTCAGATCGCGCCTCTGTTCGTGTTAGTGATGAGAATGTTGCAATTGCACGATCCGGCATCCGTCCGTCTATAGCTGCATTTGCTAGCTATACTCGCGGTAATAATGCTGGAAATCCCTATTATTCAACTGTTGGCTCGGTCGGTATTCAGCTTGACCAAGTTATTTTTGACGGTTTTTCAACAAAAAATAATATTAGTGCTGCTGAATTACAGTCTGCTGCGCAACGCGAATTTTTGCGTAACAGTGAACAAAATCAGCTTTATGCGGCGATTGAAGCTTATGCAGATGTTTACATGGCGCGGCGTATCGCTATTTTACGTCAACAAAATGTTGCTGCATTAGATGAACAAGTTCGAGCTGATCGGGCAAAACTTGAGGTTGGTGAGGGTACTCGAACCGATCTTGCGCAATCTGAGGCACAGCGGGCCCTAGCTATTTCGCAATTGCATTTAGCCAAAGCTGACGTAAAGTCAAAAGAAGCGATTTATCGCCAGGTGATTGGCGTGGAGGCAGAGAAGTTGGATGCTCCAGTATCAGCTACCGGTCTTCCTCGTAATGCAAAATCGGGTTTTGAAATTGCAAGAGTAGAACATCCTGCAATTCTGTCTGCTCGTTACGCTGTCGATGCGGCGTCCTATCGGGTTAAGGCTAATGAAGGCGCATTGCTGCCACAAGTGAACTTCAGGGTCGCAAGCTCTTATAATGAGGTTTATGATGGCCCAGGGACGAGTGGCAGAGCCAACTCGATTGGTCTTGCTTTAACAGTGCCATTTTATCAAGGTGGTCGCACATCTGCACAAATTCGTCAATCCAAAGAGCAGTTGGGTCAGGCGGTGATTCAGGTTGATGTTTATGTTGATCAGGTTCGCCAAGAGCTATCCGCCGCGCTTTCTCAATTAGATGGCGCTAGGGCATCTGTTGCAGCCTATCGTGATAGTGTTGCTGCGAATAAAATTGCTTTGAATGGACGTATTGAGGAAAATCGAGTCGGGCAAGCAACTACCCTTGATGTTTTAAATTCTCGGGGTATGCTTATTGATTCTCAGGTAAGTCTAGTATCTGCCGAACGTGATGCAGTTGTAGCCAGTTACGGGCTAGTGGTCGCGATTGGGCGTATGAGTGCTCAACAGTTAAATTTGCAAGTTGTTCACTATGATCCCAAAATTCATTTTGATGCTGTACGATTTAAATGGTTTGGTTTGAAAACGCCATTTTCTCGTTAG
- a CDS encoding DUF2497 domain-containing protein, whose product MAQNPNAMQEPSMDELLASIREIIEENTGPSPNRNPNRQDVNAHEPAIPVQRNAVGESQTRVNPNPASPSTMPRNLQGDDRALRLDIQQYGDVGKVNSEAPPVQDAMNALAARIGLRHNEEGDGAANDGIARDDRPHLPPPPAAMVVKSAPSEGAPQAQVSNPALTQARTMNTSHNAGNVNSSPAHINNTQNVINKPISAVQARHPNPVDQTAQFQGQPMQQRAAPIHAPNQAAPQPHLAPQTQVDPVRQREMPQVRPLPQQREASQQNESAVRNQQMQLNAAAQQNGNRQMPPQPRVANPNTRPNQVAPQNNVTHNVGAERRAPIQQPNFNAEPHIDDRRDLRASSQPLPQEVHASNDLNPNRRPVSASVNQPNIDAVQDERQILAQGQSSNLAVPQGQLDVPDAPHNVPFPRSAPSKPHFLSQALRSAFMSIPAKDSAFQTASSLPQAPLRPQSVSSRSTQPTRVEQKAAEMIEAEVKREMDNIDRALEADFEKSAENLLRPYIAKWLDEHFSELFEKVLREEIKRVIQAQLR is encoded by the coding sequence ATGGCACAAAATCCAAATGCAATGCAAGAGCCAAGCATGGATGAGCTTCTCGCATCTATTCGTGAGATCATCGAAGAAAATACGGGACCTTCACCGAATAGAAATCCAAATAGGCAAGATGTAAATGCGCATGAGCCAGCTATTCCAGTACAGCGTAACGCTGTTGGTGAAAGCCAAACGCGAGTAAATCCAAATCCAGCATCTCCTTCTACAATGCCACGTAACTTGCAAGGCGATGACCGTGCTTTAAGGCTTGATATTCAACAATATGGTGATGTCGGGAAGGTTAATTCTGAAGCGCCACCTGTACAAGACGCCATGAATGCATTGGCTGCACGTATTGGTTTGCGCCATAATGAGGAAGGAGATGGGGCAGCTAATGACGGAATTGCACGTGATGATAGGCCGCATCTTCCACCACCGCCGGCAGCTATGGTTGTTAAATCCGCCCCTAGCGAAGGAGCTCCGCAAGCACAAGTTTCAAATCCTGCGCTTACACAAGCTCGTACCATGAACACAAGCCATAATGCAGGTAATGTTAACAGTTCTCCAGCACATATTAATAATACGCAAAACGTTATTAATAAGCCTATAAGCGCAGTTCAGGCACGGCATCCCAATCCAGTAGATCAAACAGCACAATTTCAAGGGCAGCCAATGCAACAGCGTGCTGCTCCCATTCATGCACCAAATCAAGCTGCGCCTCAACCGCATTTAGCTCCACAAACGCAAGTCGATCCGGTGCGTCAACGTGAAATGCCGCAAGTAAGACCCCTACCACAACAAAGGGAGGCATCCCAACAAAATGAAAGTGCTGTACGTAATCAACAAATGCAGTTGAATGCTGCTGCGCAGCAAAATGGCAATCGTCAAATGCCCCCTCAGCCGCGTGTTGCAAATCCAAATACACGCCCTAATCAGGTTGCTCCGCAAAATAATGTTACGCATAATGTAGGTGCTGAAAGACGTGCGCCGATTCAGCAACCCAATTTTAATGCAGAACCACATATTGATGATAGGCGGGATTTGCGAGCAAGTTCGCAGCCATTGCCTCAAGAGGTGCATGCATCCAATGATCTAAATCCTAATCGTCGTCCTGTGTCGGCTAGTGTTAATCAGCCAAATATTGACGCTGTGCAAGATGAAAGGCAAATACTTGCGCAAGGACAATCCAGTAATTTAGCTGTACCTCAAGGCCAGTTAGATGTGCCTGATGCCCCCCATAACGTACCGTTTCCACGTTCTGCGCCATCAAAGCCTCATTTTTTAAGTCAAGCTTTGCGATCAGCATTTATGAGTATTCCTGCCAAGGATTCAGCTTTTCAAACGGCCTCATCTTTGCCGCAGGCGCCGCTTCGCCCACAAAGCGTATCGTCCAGAAGCACACAGCCAACGCGAGTTGAGCAGAAAGCTGCTGAAATGATAGAAGCAGAGGTAAAGCGTGAAATGGATAATATTGATAGGGCATTGGAAGCTGATTTTGAAAAATCAGCTGAAAACTTGTTACGGCCCTATATTGCTAAATGGCTTGATGAGCACTTTAGTGAACTTTTTGAAAAAGTTTTGCGCGAAGAAATAAAGCGCGTTATCCAGGCACAGCTGCGTTAA